The following proteins come from a genomic window of Candidatus Nanopelagicales bacterium:
- a CDS encoding Bax inhibitor-1/YccA family protein, whose product MESRNPIIRRAEKDYQEGGPGFAAVTPAGAANQAATPHATGGPGTPPPGTPPPGTPATAEQLQQMYAAPAVAGATGTAMTLTDVVMKSAMTFGVILVGAVFGWFTATSLPFVWIGAALVAFAIAMVNIFKKQISPALVLAYAIFEGVFLGGISYWYQQIGEQNGYGNLVLTAVIATFVVFATMLTLYTKRIIRVTNKFKKVLFISMISYLGFAVISLIAGLFGVGDGWGFFGVGPLGLVFSGIVVVLAAFVLTLDFDAIEQGIQYGVPERESWRMAFGLMVTLVWLYLEILRFLAILTRN is encoded by the coding sequence ATGGAATCGCGCAATCCGATCATCCGCAGGGCGGAGAAGGATTACCAAGAAGGTGGACCGGGCTTTGCGGCAGTGACGCCCGCCGGAGCTGCGAACCAAGCGGCCACTCCCCATGCAACAGGTGGCCCGGGCACCCCGCCACCAGGCACCCCGCCACCGGGAACCCCGGCGACGGCGGAACAGTTGCAGCAGATGTACGCGGCTCCGGCTGTTGCTGGTGCGACCGGCACCGCGATGACACTGACAGACGTGGTCATGAAGTCGGCGATGACCTTCGGCGTGATCCTCGTCGGCGCTGTCTTCGGCTGGTTCACCGCCACCTCGCTGCCGTTCGTATGGATCGGTGCCGCGCTGGTGGCATTCGCTATCGCAATGGTCAACATCTTCAAGAAGCAGATCAGCCCCGCGTTGGTCCTGGCTTACGCGATCTTCGAAGGTGTTTTCCTCGGCGGTATCAGCTACTGGTACCAGCAGATCGGCGAACAGAACGGCTACGGAAACCTCGTCCTGACGGCTGTCATCGCGACCTTCGTGGTGTTCGCGACGATGCTCACGCTCTACACCAAGCGGATCATCCGGGTCACCAACAAGTTCAAGAAGGTCCTTTTCATCTCGATGATTTCCTATCTCGGGTTTGCCGTTATCAGCCTGATCGCTGGCCTGTTCGGCGTCGGTGACGGGTGGGGCTTCTTCGGGGTTGGACCACTTGGGCTGGTCTTCTCGGGCATCGTGGTCGTCCTCGCGGCGTTCGTGCTCACCCTCGATTTCGATGCCATCGAACAAGGCATCCAGTACGGCGTGCCAGAGCGCGAATCGTGGCGGATGGCCTTCGGCCTGATGGTCACACTCGTCTGGCTCTACCTGGAGATCCTGCGCTTCCTGGCAATCCTGACGCGCAACTAG
- a CDS encoding SGNH/GDSL hydrolase family protein: MSRINSARRIAATAAYGGSGLVGVGAAAAGVLVAEGMLARRTIGLRTQSAPYADGYYGPKRTGTSLRFAVLGDSSAAGFGASSPLATLGALIAQGLVEAADRPVRYVNMSSVGARSADLDAQVTRALIIRPHIVVILVGGNDVTHLTKPQTAVSQLEDAVGRLTDSGAEVVVGTCPDIGTIKPIRQPLRWVARRLSRQLAAAQTIGVVEAGGRSVSLGNLLGPDFDAYPERMFAYDRFHPSDHGYAMAAQVLLPSVLDSLGLATRAEQVPDARLGDTVLPVATAAVEAADTVGTEVAATRVPGEAVRQRGRWAQMRHRIRHPIPRPEKPAPLSEEPAADTTEGARSEQAALPVNGVAAIAAGPK; encoded by the coding sequence ATGAGCCGTATCAACTCGGCCCGACGGATTGCCGCTACTGCCGCCTATGGCGGTAGCGGCCTCGTTGGGGTAGGTGCCGCAGCCGCTGGCGTCCTCGTTGCCGAGGGAATGCTGGCTCGTCGAACGATCGGCTTGCGGACCCAATCCGCCCCGTATGCCGACGGCTACTACGGCCCAAAGCGCACGGGAACCTCACTGCGATTCGCAGTGCTCGGCGACTCCAGCGCAGCCGGCTTCGGGGCATCCTCTCCGCTGGCGACGCTGGGTGCCCTCATCGCGCAGGGTCTGGTTGAGGCCGCCGATCGTCCCGTTCGCTACGTCAACATGTCCAGCGTCGGTGCGCGCAGTGCGGACCTCGATGCTCAAGTCACGCGTGCTTTGATCATCCGGCCGCATATTGTGGTGATCCTGGTTGGCGGCAATGACGTCACTCACCTGACCAAACCGCAGACCGCCGTGAGTCAACTTGAGGATGCTGTTGGGCGCCTGACCGATTCCGGTGCCGAGGTTGTGGTCGGCACCTGCCCAGACATCGGCACAATAAAGCCCATCCGACAGCCGCTGCGGTGGGTGGCACGGAGGTTGTCGCGGCAGTTGGCGGCAGCTCAAACCATCGGGGTGGTCGAGGCTGGCGGACGTTCAGTGTCGCTGGGCAACTTGCTCGGTCCGGACTTCGACGCCTATCCCGAACGGATGTTCGCGTACGACCGCTTCCACCCGTCCGACCACGGGTATGCCATGGCCGCCCAGGTGCTACTCCCGTCGGTGCTGGACTCACTGGGACTGGCGACACGTGCCGAGCAGGTGCCCGACGCGCGGCTCGGCGACACGGTTCTGCCTGTCGCGACTGCGGCAGTTGAGGCTGCGGACACTGTCGGCACGGAGGTTGCCGCGACTCGGGTGCCCGGCGAGGCTGTGCGTCAGCGGGGCCGCTGGGCGCAGATGCGTCACCGGATTCGCCACCCCATACCTCGCCCGGAGAAGCCAGCGCCACTGTCGGAGGAACCGGCTGCCGACACCACCGAAGGTGCCCGCAGCGAGCAGGCCGCCCTGCCCGTCAACGGGGTTGCGGCCATCGCCGCCGGTCCCAAATGA
- a CDS encoding GAP family protein translates to MFDLFTEVLPIAIAIALSPFPIIPTVLLLLTPSARANSLSFLAGWAAGIFVATWVFVVLASVIEGFEYPPVWASWTRIVLGLLLVGFGGWQWVRRGNQKESPAWMQSIDSMGPGGAARLGLVLSAANPKVLLLAAVGGLAIGNDYAEFATITLVVFLFTAVAVSTVATPVVGYLVVGERALGPLRSAKNWLEPNSAVVMAVVIAAIGVLLVVKGASALG, encoded by the coding sequence GTGTTCGACCTGTTCACCGAGGTGCTTCCGATCGCCATTGCGATCGCCCTGTCGCCATTCCCGATCATTCCCACGGTGCTGCTCCTGCTGACGCCGAGTGCCCGCGCGAACTCACTGAGCTTCTTGGCTGGCTGGGCCGCAGGCATTTTCGTTGCGACGTGGGTATTCGTGGTGCTTGCCTCGGTGATCGAGGGCTTTGAGTACCCACCAGTCTGGGCCTCGTGGACCAGAATCGTGCTTGGGTTGCTCCTGGTTGGTTTCGGCGGTTGGCAATGGGTGCGACGCGGTAACCAGAAGGAGTCCCCTGCCTGGATGCAATCGATTGATTCGATGGGACCGGGCGGTGCGGCACGACTGGGGCTGGTGCTGTCGGCCGCCAACCCGAAGGTCCTCTTGCTCGCGGCAGTGGGCGGGCTCGCGATCGGCAACGACTACGCCGAGTTCGCGACTATCACCCTGGTCGTGTTCCTGTTCACCGCCGTGGCCGTGAGCACGGTTGCCACACCTGTTGTTGGGTACCTCGTCGTGGGTGAAAGGGCGCTGGGCCCTCTGCGTTCGGCAAAGAACTGGTTGGAGCCGAACAGCGCTGTGGTGATGGCGGTAGTCATTGCCGCCATTGGTGTGCTTTTGGTAGTCAAGGGTGCATCTGCGCTGGGATAA
- a CDS encoding DUF1211 domain-containing protein, whose translation MTTSSWTRRFHPREGDATGFDRVIFFYDAVFAIALTLMAVEIGIPEIEDGSSTSQLFDAILHKSPQLAAFVVGFVWVAIYWRANHGFTGTLRGMNGRHVIAVLVYLGFVAFLPFPAGLLGEYGGNAVAVSFFAIGRLMPATAPGTGAK comes from the coding sequence ATGACCACGAGTTCTTGGACGCGGAGGTTTCACCCGCGCGAAGGCGACGCCACCGGTTTCGACCGGGTCATCTTTTTCTACGATGCGGTCTTCGCAATTGCGTTGACCCTCATGGCCGTCGAAATCGGCATCCCGGAGATCGAGGACGGCAGCTCCACCTCGCAACTTTTCGACGCCATCCTGCACAAGTCACCCCAGTTGGCTGCGTTCGTGGTCGGCTTCGTTTGGGTCGCGATCTACTGGCGCGCGAATCACGGTTTCACTGGCACATTGCGGGGGATGAACGGCCGCCACGTCATCGCGGTGTTGGTCTACCTGGGCTTTGTCGCTTTCTTGCCATTTCCCGCTGGACTGCTCGGGGAGTACGGCGGCAACGCGGTCGCGGTGTCGTTCTTCGCGATCGGCCGCCTCATGCCCGCTACGGCGCCGGGAACCGGGGCGAAGTAG
- a CDS encoding VOC family protein: MARVSTYLNFPRNTEEAFVFYREVFGTGFVGEINRMGDVPMPEGQPPLADGDKNLVMHVELPILGGHVLMGTDAPESMGMSLTFGNNVNINLEPDTRAEVDDLFAKLSAGGSVEVPPSEMFWGGYFASCTDRFGVKWMFNSPE, encoded by the coding sequence ATGGCACGAGTGAGCACGTACTTGAACTTCCCGCGAAACACCGAAGAGGCCTTTGTGTTCTACCGCGAAGTCTTCGGTACTGGATTTGTCGGCGAGATCAACAGGATGGGCGATGTGCCAATGCCCGAAGGCCAACCTCCGCTGGCAGACGGAGACAAGAACTTGGTCATGCACGTTGAACTCCCGATCCTTGGCGGCCACGTTTTGATGGGAACCGATGCCCCGGAGTCGATGGGCATGAGCCTCACATTCGGTAATAACGTGAATATCAACCTCGAACCGGATACCCGTGCGGAGGTCGATGACCTGTTCGCGAAGCTGTCGGCTGGCGGCTCGGTGGAGGTACCACCGTCGGAGATGTTTTGGGGCGGGTACTTCGCGTCCTGTACCGACAGGTTCGGCGTGAAGTGGATGTTCAACAGTCCGGAGTAG
- a CDS encoding DUF2200 domain-containing protein, whose protein sequence is MYPLYVSKVEKKGRTQAELDLVIEWLTGFNQSELSAHLAAGTTFEDFFADARLNPNSFLITGVVCGVRVEEVDDPLMQKIRYLDKLVDELAKGRPMDKVLRV, encoded by the coding sequence GTGTATCCCCTCTATGTGTCGAAAGTGGAGAAGAAGGGGCGCACGCAGGCCGAGTTGGATCTGGTGATCGAGTGGCTTACCGGATTCAACCAATCAGAATTGAGTGCGCACCTTGCCGCGGGCACAACGTTCGAAGACTTCTTCGCCGATGCACGGTTGAACCCAAACTCCTTCCTGATCACTGGCGTGGTGTGTGGAGTGCGCGTCGAAGAAGTCGACGATCCCCTGATGCAGAAGATCCGCTACCTGGACAAGCTGGTAGATGAACTCGCCAAGGGACGGCCAATGGACAAAGTCCTGCGGGTATGA